The sequence CATTGTTCATCGCTGTAAAAGAAATCGTATCCGTTGCTTGCGTCGTGTCCATCGTACTAATCTCGTCGGACTCAGCAAGATTCAACACTTGTTCTGCAGCGGCAGCATCACCTTCTGTCGCTTGCTCTTCCGTTCCTTCTTCACCTTCTGTGCCAGTGTTATCATCTGACTCAGCGCCTTCATTGCCGCAAGCTGCAATGACGAGCATGAGCGCTGCCATTAAAGCAAACAGCCAAAGTTTTGTACTTTTCTTAAGCACGTGTGAATACCCCCATTTCATATCATTCGTAAGGATTGGCGAGAAACTTTACATGTTTCTTAAAAAACCCTTGTTGATCATTATACAAAGTTCACTTGAATTTTGCACGCTTTTATTATTTTAAAATCGATTTTTCTTAAGATTTTTTAAGATAATGTAAACATCACTTTCTTTAGTTGTCGCATTATAACTGTAATGTTTTAAAGTATAGCCGTGTTAACTCATTGAATCAACTTGAAATATTTTTATACTAAAATAATTTGATGATGAGAAATTTTCAGTCACACTTCAATCATTTGCTTCCAGCTAGAAATTCGGCTTGTTTTTATGTATCCTTTAAGGGAATGGAGGCTTTTGTCATGAAGAGAAGATTGTTAATCACTTGCATCATTACATTATTAGGTACAGGCTTACTGCTCTTTCTATACGGTGAAATATCTAGCATCATGCTTAGCAACGCTTTATTTATCGTAACGCTCGTTTACTTATCAGCTGCGATCATTTTACATGTCATCGGCTCTGGGTTTTTTGACGGCTTCACTTACGGATATAAAAAACTTCGTAAGCATACATCAAAAACGGAGCAATTGATTGAAAATGATGATACGCGCACGCCTGATTTCACAGGTACGAAGCCTACGCGAGCAAAAAAAGAATGGATGTACAGCTTATACATATTTGCGGCAAGCTGTTTTTTCCTCAGCCTTTTGCTCATTGTCCTTTAAAGGTTTGCCTGCAAATAAGGACATGTCTTAGATTGCTCTTCTTTTCCCACAATAATCATTAACGAAACTTTTTGACTGCAAAAGATTAACAGTTTCTTCATAAAAGCCACCCAGTCGTTGAGCCAGATCAACTATGAATGATAAAGGAGAGAAAACAGCACATGTCATCTTTTCAACGCCCTGAGAGATTTAAGAGCGTACGAGCGCTTGCAGCTACAGCACGAGGAGACAATCCTGCCACTTTAGTCGTTAAAAATGCCACACTCGTCAATGTGATCACCGCTGAAGTTTTAAAAAATCAAACAATTGCCGCAGTTAACGAGCGCATTGCCTATGTCGGTCCTGACATGCCTTCTCTATATAATGAGGAGACAACAGTCGTCGATGCTGAAGGTCGCTACGTCATTCCTGGGCTTTTAGATGCCCATTGTCACATTGAAAGCAGCCAGATTACGCCAACAGAATTCGCGAAAGCAGTGCTTGTCAAAGGAACGACTGGCGGCTTTTTTGATGCCCACGAAATTACGAACGTACTCGGTATCGATGGCCTTCGTTGGATGACAGAGGATGCGCGCCAAACACCTCTCGCCGCTTACATGCAAGCGCCGTCCTGCGTCCCTTCCACCGGGCCTGAATTAGAAACGAACGGCGCAGACTTTGGGCCAAATGAAGTTGAAGAAGCTTTGAGTTGGGGGAATGATATGATTGCCCTTGGTGAAGTGATGAACTTCCCAGGCGCTGTCTTTGGAGACGAAAAAATGATGGGGGAAATTGAAGCGACCTTAAAAATGGGGCGTGTCGTTGATGGACACTACACGTGGTCTCCTGAAGGGGTTGACCGCCTGTCTGCCTATGCAGCAGCCGGTGTCAGTGGCGATCACGAATCGACAAGTACTGAGGATGTGCTGGCTAGATTGCGCCTTGGTATTTATGCTAAGATGCGCCGCGGTTCAGCTTGGCATGACGTTGAAGAAACGATCAAAGCTTACACTGAACGTGGCGTTGATACACGCAGAATGGTCCTGGTCACTGATGACCGTAGTCCGGAATCACTTGTCGATGAAGGCCACATGGATTTTGTCGTACGCCATGCCATCCAGCAAGGCGTACCACCTGTGAAAGCAATCCAAATGGCAACGATCAATGCGGCGGAGCGCTTTGGTGTAGCTCGTGACGTTGGAGCGATTATCCCTGGTGCGTTCGCTGATATCGTCATTTTAGAAGGTCACTTGGCCGAAATGAAAACCGATACGACCATCGCTGTCGGACAAGTCGTCGCCAAAGGCGGTCAATGGTGATTGATCTTCCGACTTACACATATCCAGAGAGAGCCGTCAATTCGGTCCGTTTAAAAGAGGATATTCAACCGGGCGATTTCCAAATTCAGGCGCCAAACTCAGATAGCTCAACCGCCATTGCTCGAGTGATCCAAGTGCGTGAAAACCATGTCGACACGAAAGAAATTCACCGGTCCGTGTCGTTCGCTGACGGTGTAATGCAGCTGCCAGAAGACCTTTGCAAAATTGCCGTCATTGAAAGACATCACGGTACGAACGAAACGATGGTCGCTCTAGTTGGCGCCGTTGGTTTTCATAAGCCAGCTGCGATCGCAACGACGGTGTCTCATGATAGCCACAACTTAATGGTGATCGGAAATGATGATGAGCTTATGGCCAAAGCAGCCAATGAAGTCGCCCGCATTCAAGGCGGAGTCGTCGTCGCTACCGAGGACGACACAACGGTATTGCCTCTGCCTGTTGCCGGCCTAATGTCCGATGCCCCTTATGAGCAAGTCGCCGAACAATCGCGCTTGATCAGTAAAGCGTTGTATGACGCAGGCTGCACGATGAACTATGCGTTTATGACCCTCTCGTTGCTAGCGCTCGTCGTTATCCCAGACTTGCACATTTCCAATAAAGGGCTCGTGCGCATTACAGCAGATGGATTTGAAAAAGTAGGGCTTTTTGTTAAACCAGATAGCGAATAAACAAAGAAACCGCCTTCTGTCCCCACCCAAGGACTTAAGGCGCTTTCTTTATTTTAGTGACGTGACTGTGTTCGCTTGTCCAAGAAATTGCTCTACCTCTTTACGCGTCTTTAAGTGAATGACCCGTTTTTGCGTTTTAATTCTGCTAATTTCCTTAAGATGTCCGGCCGCTTTTGCTTCCGATAGTTCCATACCCAAGAAACAAACCTTAGATCAAGCTTCTCATCGCAGCCCTCTCCCATATCAGGTCGAGACTTTCGGTGATATGTGATACGTCGTTTAACAATCCGATATAAGCAAAGCCAGCGAGGAAGGTCGAGAAAAATGATCGTATCACAGGGCTGCATCCGCATGTCCATTGTACTTGCAAAATTCCCGTCCATAATCCAACGCTCTTTTTCAGCTTCAAGCCGAATCCTCTCTTTAAATACCTCTCGCTCTTTCGGCGTCCAGCCCGGTTCCCAAAAATTGCGTCGAGATGAATCACCGGTAAGCTCATCTTATTCCCAAACGCTCTTGAAAATGTTGATTTCCCAGCACCTTCAGAGCCAATAATGATGACTTTTTGCACACTCACGCTTCCTTTCATTAGTTAATTAAAGTGAAAGAATCATCACTACAAAGGACAGCAGGCATGACATTGATTGGTGGAGAGAATACCAGTCGTTTATTCACACGGTCTAACACCTTCCACAGCGTTTAAAACCATCGTCATCGACCGCGCCTCATCAGTGACCCAAGCCTGATACTCTTTTTCTGCTTGTGCCCGTATGTCTTCTGTAAGAAATCCATCTAAAACCATCTGTTTTCCTCGGGTCGCGGCAACGCTTGTCCAAATATTCATGCGCACTGCAAACCCAGCTTCACACCTTCGAACGTCTTTGTTGTCATTGCCCCAGTTTCACAACCTGCATCCAAGACGTGCATATCGGGAAGCAACCATTCTGCTAGTCGGCGATGGGAAGTTGACAGTGTACGGTAAAAATTTGTTTCAAACCTTCAGGCATCTGTGCCCGGCGAACCGCTTTCGTTTCTTTCATTAAACCTCTCCTCCAGCAATCACGGTTTATCATTGTCACCTTCGTCGCGTTTTCAATATTTTCCTTTAATATAAGAAACCTGACGTTCGTTGTCTACGCCAGGTTTCTTATATTTTAAAAGATAAGCAAGGCGACGATCGTTGAAATAACAAGTCCAGTGATCACGGGAATAAAGCTTTTTCGCACAAGCTCCATGACATGTACTTGCGCAAACCCTGCCACCGCTACGAGCGATGACCAAGCAATTAATGTGCCTCCTCCGACCCAAATCGAGCCCATTTGACCAATCGCACCAAGTGTTTCGGCATCGACCCCTACATTCGACCCAAGTGCGCCCGATAAAGCACCGACAAGAGGTAATCCTGAGAATCCCGAGCCATCGAGCCCAGTCACCATTCCAATGATGAGAATGCCAAACCCAGCTAAAAATGCATTTCGGGGATATATTGCTGCCCGGCTTGCACGAGGTCAAATAGAAAGGTAGGAGCCGCTCGCTCAGCGCCAATGGCTAGAATGGTGCCTGCCTGTTCGCCGCCGATAAAGAAAAATCCAGCAATCGGAATGACTGGCCCCATCGCTTTAAAGGCAAACACAAACCCTTTAACGAGATGCTCACTTACTTGCTTGAGCGTCGTTTTCCATTCGTGGCTGGCCGTCCCTCCAATGAGCAGCAAGATTGCCGCACCGCCGATCAACGCCGCGCCATCGCCCCCTTCAATCGATACACCCCAATTTGAGAATTTCGCGACCGACATGTAGGCGACAATAATGATAAACGTTAGCGGAACGAGGACAGCAAAAACGCCACCTGCTGTACTCACATTTTTTTCACGTGCTGTTACTGCTTTACTTCCCTCTTCTCGCGACGGTGATTTAATCGAACCCCTGAGCATCATGTAGACAAGAACGAGTGCTATTCCTCCTGTAATTACAGAAAGCACCATCGCTCTTTCCGTCAGCAGTGTGATGTTCGCGTCTGCCGCCGTTGCGGTCAATGTAGGCGCAATTTGAATAATATAATCTGAAGAAAGCGCCATGCCCTGACCCGCAAGCGCAATCGCGACCCCTGTACCTACTGGTGGCAGCCCAGCGCGGACAGCGACAGGAATTAACAGTGCCCCAACGAGTGGAACTGCTGGCGTTGGCCAAAAAACAGGGAAATGGCGTACGTCACGAAAACTAAAATCCAAAAAGACCAGTGTCCGTTAATCATCACTTTTTGAAAAGGGACAATCATTCGTTCATCAGAGCCCATTGCTTTCAATGCCTGTAACAAAGCGGTCATAATCGCAATAATTAAAAAGATATTAAAGAGCTCTCCAGCCGCAATTAAACTCGCATTGAAAATGGTTTGCAGCCCATCCACGAATGAGCCCATATATGACCAACCTACAAAAAAGGTCATCAGAACCGCCGGAACTACAACATTCTGACGGCAGAACATCGTCATTATGATGACGAACGTACCAAGCAAATACATCCAATGGGACAGTGTCAGCTCCATATCGCTTGCCCCTTCCATATAAAATAGCACAGCTCGCTATTACTATATGTCGAGTGGCAGGCGGGTGTGTAACGGAGCTAACCTGATCTTACACACCTTCTTTATGCTTCTTCAGCAAAAGCCCAGCCCAATTGTGTCTCAAGCAAATGCAACGGTGCATCAGACTCGCCTTCAAGACGTTCGCCAAGATGAATTAACGATTGAGAGCGTGCATAAAACAAGGCTCGATCTACCAGCCCCGAATCAACGGGTTGGCGATAATGTAAAAGAACCTTTTCGACAAACGAACGCCCAAGCCAAATCGCTAACCCGCTAAAATCACGAGCTGGATCACTTAAGCAAATGTCGGCCCAATCGATGAGCGCAAGAAGCTTAGTGCGCGTTTGATTCAATAGCAAATGCTCCCCCTTGATATCACCGTGCACAACAACAGGAGTAAGAGGAGATTTGACAGGAATGTTAATATTTCCTTCCAGAAACGGTCGCCACGCCTCAGAAAATTGCGGATGATCGTACAGAATTGAGCGATATTGAGCAAGTCGGCTGAGCTGCTTTTCTGCGCCCGGCAACGGTTCAAAAGGCAGATTGCCATTCAACACATTAGTGCAATGAACATAAGAGAGAAGCTCACCAAGCTGCGCGGCAATCTCGTCCCATGCTTCTTCAGGCGGACGACACCTTTCGCCCGACAATCCCTTTACAAAAAGCTGACAGCTCCAGCTCCCCTCAGAAAGCCTTTCTACATTTGCCGTGAGTAACCGCGGCACCAGTGTATGCACTGCTGAGGACAAGAAGTCTGTTTCATTGGCGAGCCGCTGGGCGGTCATTCGATCTTTTGCCACCTTGATGATGCGGTCTTCATTCACAAGAAAGGTTGAAGAATCGCCACCTTCTTCTACAGGAATCATCGAGTGAACATGCTCAGTGAAGGTCCCTTCAATTTCTCTAAACGCCTCTTCTTTTCTATGAAAGCCCTCCCTTAAACGCCATCTTTGCCAGTAAATATCTACGACTCCCAATCATTCCCACGCTAGCTCACGTAAATAAGCAGAAGAAATGCACAAAGGCACATCTCTTCTGCTTCACGTCAAAGCTGATAAATATCGGTATATTTTTTCGTTAAATAGTTAATAATCGGCGCAGCGTCAAGGGAACCACCTGTAATGTCGTAGACTAGCTCCCGCGGTGTTTTCATTTTCCCATATTGATGGACGTTTGTCGTCAACCACTTGCGAATGCGGGAAAAATCCCCGTTTTTAATGACGTCGGTCAAGTCAAAATCACGAGACATCGCTTCAGCAAACTGGGCTGCGTAAATGTAACCTAAGGCGTACGAAGGAAAATATCCGAAGTCCCCTCCCGACCAGTGCACGTCCTGCAGGACACCTTGCGCATCATCCGGCGGTCGAATACCAAGATATTCTTCCATTTTATCGTTCCAGATTGTAGGCAAATCCTTTACTTCGTACGTGCCGTCGAAAATCCCTTTTTCAATTTCGTAACGCACCATAATATGGAGGCAATACGTCAATTCATCAGCCTCAATCCGGATCAGAGAAGGCTTGACTTCATTGATAGCTCGATAAAATTCCTCTTCTGACACATTGTCAAATTGTTCAACAGCATGCGCCTTCAGCTTTTCATAGTGCTCACGCCAAAAAGCCCGATTGCGGCCTACAAAATTTTCCCAGAACAATGACTGTGACTCGTGTATACCGTAAGAAGCACCTGTCGCAAGTGGCGTGCCGACGAGGTCTTCGCTAATGTTTTGTTCGTAAAGGGCATGTCCTCCTTCATGAATCGTACCGAAAACAGCGACACGGAAGTCATTCTCATCATATTTCGTCGTTACGCGGACATCATTTGGATTTAAGCCGATCGCAAAAGGATGAACGGTCGTGTCCAAACGACCAGCAGAAAAGTTGTAGCCCATTCGTTCTAACACGTTTAAACTGAAAGCTTTTTGTTCTTCTTCGGGAAAGGAATGGAACAAGAAATCCGTCTTTGGTGTGTTTGAAGAATGTTGTATGCTTTTTAGCAGCGGCACAATCGCCTCTCGAACTTGTTTGAACACGCGGTCAACGACGTCAACCGTCACTCCTGGCTCAAATTGATCCATTAATCGGTTATAAGGATGCCCTTCATACCCCCATAACTCCAAAAATTCCTTCGTATTGGCAACAAGCTTTTCTAAGTACGGCTGGAATACGGAAAAATCAGCAGATTCCTTCGCGCTTTCCCAAGCACTTTCAGCCTCTGCTCTTAACACAACGTGAGCCCGATACTTTTCCGGAGGAATTTTAGTGGACAGGTCGTACGTTTTCCGGCTTTCATGGACAGCTCTTTTCATTTTTTCAGAGAGGGCAGCTTCGTTTTCAAGGAGCTGATCAGTCAGCTGCTTCATTTCTGCTGACGTTTGTAAACGGAAGGCTTCTTCAGAAAGGCCACCTAGCACTTCAGCCCGTCGCTGCACCCCTTTTTTCGGTGCGCCTGTTCGTAAATCCCAGGCAATTAATCCGATCGCTTCATGATACTGACTTATTTTGTCTACCAGTTCTAAATAGGATTGTTCGACATTCTTTTTTTCTGTCAAACCATGCACCTCCATCCAGTTATTTCTATTATATTATCACTTAGACAAACAGCTTTTTCAAAAATAAAGCGCTTTATTTTACTTCGATTGTTAAATCATCCGTTATACGAAGTTTTTCAGTTGAGTTTCTCGTCAATCCAATGTACGATGAACAGTAGAGTGTTTTGATGAAAAAGTGTGCCCTAACCAACCACTGAACTTATGAAAGGAAAGAAGGGCTTGTTTTGAGCAAAGGATTATATAAAAAGGAACCGTTATGGACGCCCGCATTTACAATGCTCGTGTTGTCCAATTTATTTGTCTTTATGAGCTTTCAAATGCTCATTCCGATTATGCCTCCATATATCGAATCGCTAGGCGCTAGCGGGACAGAAATCGGACTGGTGACGGCCTTGTTTTCCATTGGCGCGATTGTCATCCGGCCATTTATCGGATATCTACTAAGCTTTCAAGGGAGAAAGCATCTTGTTTTAATTGGTTCTTTATCACTATTAGTCATGACGGTCATTTATCCCTTAACAAACATCGTCGTGTTTTTTTTAATCGCACGTTTATTACATGGGCTGGCTTGGGGTTGGTCTACAACGGCAAATGGAACGGCGGCCGTTGATATTACCCCAAATTCACGTCTCGGTGAAGGTATGGGGTATTTTGGGTTATCGGTCACCATAGGGATGATTGTTGCTCCTGGACTAGGCATATTGCTGTATCAAATGTACGACTTTAATGTCAATATCATTGTGTCGCTCGTTCTCGGTGCTTTAGCTTTTATCATGCTTTCCACGATTAAATATCAAACGCCA is a genomic window of Litoribacterium kuwaitense containing:
- a CDS encoding DUF3899 domain-containing protein; the protein is MKRRLLITCIITLLGTGLLLFLYGEISSIMLSNALFIVTLVYLSAAIILHVIGSGFFDGFTYGYKKLRKHTSKTEQLIENDDTRTPDFTGTKPTRAKKEWMYSLYIFAASCFFLSLLLIVL
- a CDS encoding phosphotransferase family protein; this encodes MGVVDIYWQRWRLREGFHRKEEAFREIEGTFTEHVHSMIPVEEGGDSSTFLVNEDRIIKVAKDRMTAQRLANETDFLSSAVHTLVPRLLTANVERLSEGSWSCQLFVKGLSGERCRPPEEAWDEIAAQLGELLSYVHCTNVLNGNLPFEPLPGAEKQLSRLAQYRSILYDHPQFSEAWRPFLEGNINIPVKSPLTPVVVHGDIKGEHLLLNQTRTKLLALIDWADICLSDPARDFSGLAIWLGRSFVEKVLLHYRQPVDSGLVDRALFYARSQSLIHLGERLEGESDAPLHLLETQLGWAFAEEA
- a CDS encoding carboxypeptidase M32, which gives rise to MTEKKNVEQSYLELVDKISQYHEAIGLIAWDLRTGAPKKGVQRRAEVLGGLSEEAFRLQTSAEMKQLTDQLLENEAALSEKMKRAVHESRKTYDLSTKIPPEKYRAHVVLRAEAESAWESAKESADFSVFQPYLEKLVANTKEFLELWGYEGHPYNRLMDQFEPGVTVDVVDRVFKQVREAIVPLLKSIQHSSNTPKTDFLFHSFPEEEQKAFSLNVLERMGYNFSAGRLDTTVHPFAIGLNPNDVRVTTKYDENDFRVAVFGTIHEGGHALYEQNISEDLVGTPLATGASYGIHESQSLFWENFVGRNRAFWREHYEKLKAHAVEQFDNVSEEEFYRAINEVKPSLIRIEADELTYCLHIMVRYEIEKGIFDGTYEVKDLPTIWNDKMEEYLGIRPPDDAQGVLQDVHWSGGDFGYFPSYALGYIYAAQFAEAMSRDFDLTDVIKNGDFSRIRKWLTTNVHQYGKMKTPRELVYDITGGSLDAAPIINYLTKKYTDIYQL